A region of uncultured Carboxylicivirga sp. DNA encodes the following proteins:
- a CDS encoding M4 family metallopeptidase, whose translation MKRIILFIGLFIALANLTGQEFSGSAANSIVAGSTHLKIDEESKLIEYIEFNTNILKSTANDHLSTLTQALNLGEKYKLKEVATNQDSKGEIHIKNQLYYNNIPVEGMYFLSHFSSGILKSANGKIVNQDYGQVRNYINESNAIEKAIASTPSKEYLWTKNKTLYPSAELVYLPVNNQLYLCYKVDVYSLAPLSREYVYISAENEQVIKRISRIHNTDAIGTAQTQYSGNVNITADYDGNSYTLDETSRGLGISTFNLNYGTSYSSATAFTDGDNVWDVVTDRPAYDAHYGSEKTYDYFLAKFNRNSIDDNGYVINSYVHYSYNYANAFWDGQRMTYGDGDGVEYYPFTSLEIVGHEITHGLTSFTADLVYEYESGALNESFSDIFGTAIDFYANPGTANYLMGEQNNVNGIPFRSMENPNDYSLPDTYQGNYWYTGSYDNGGVHYNSSVQNYWFYLLCEGGDGTNDLGQQYIVHSIGMEAAEAIAYRTLTVYLTPYSGYYSARYYSILAATDLYGACSNEVIEVTNAWHAVGVGNVFDGAIRAGFTASQIYSCQAPVSITFENNSYQATNYEWYIDDTLFSTEENPSYEFTTEGTYTISLTATGNGACVGKDSLAQEDYILVTNDGGPVSPAATPGTLYPGSRGILYFSLAEMYNSSEGSIMGYEDFSCSKRAILTEGSTYSIYTYTATYEDVYVWLDLNGDGAFVDANELIYKSTNNVSHFGSVTIPRGSIYDSPIRLRVGSELAGYSTLTNGETTSRYGQYEDYTVFLSANTNAPIADFTVTPSVGLPGEIITFSDNSMNLPDEYSWTFEGGNPATSVEQNPQLIFSEDGIKTISLAVTNSYGTDTITKTYSVVNSINMGSQNNTNLPSGKLYDSGGPNGNYSNSENYTFLIQPDCAKSIQLSIESFSTESCCDYLNIYDGNSASATLIAELRGNITLPQVFNTTNGEVFLSFRSDGSVTSSGFEITWISNEYGDGNPVIADFAQPESNIPLLFEYLFEDQSQNEPYQWIWNFGDGSISGEQNPVHSYLQPGDFDVTLIAENCTSSDTITKTITVDAAPVLSVSTDTIRIEMISGETLDDAIPLSNGNGGILMFNGEVQASYKKDEFSSTTPELYSATVYTLSDDESFDITGINNIQIPLTDTYKGLNVAFSGFDLSNYSYVNAELIASGARTMLLNSNNYATALDTIDVLVIDDASDWLYMYANEIQKWISDGGLLIGNGDEAQYFYESIFLGTGITVLNDNCNYGSATITDHPVTKGITNYSIGTSALASIYTENEATPLLIDYSNNVYAAATTYNNGKILFVCDEAFIGTKFSYEPNAILFENALKWYLSMSHTWITVNNNWVALESNSDGGLDYSINTENMVEGIYIADVKLNTNDPDNIATLIPLRLDLTGIENIETVSDVYFPKTFVDYTDSLLITIRNTGTRNLEVTDIQTSNSDFITSFNTTTLIEPGNNIQVKINFSPTIAQYYTETLTIFSSDPDQAELSIPLLGNAVNPPVVSLPASIVENLFSYEISDQELIISNTGQSSLSIDSIKIEHFNSITGLVADTNHVELLGHTILCYEGSSASNFVSTLLSYGATAQYSTYLDTTSLDADVLYYSGNYSLNTNRADFLRRWVKAGHGLFIDVMYNYGQFDALLEGTGISISQNSYAGGLTTDISDHPITYGITQYYTDYGNSIIAEDEDDAIIKDSYGNVMVAAKEFGSGRIVITNMNGQIYPSKPLTAFGINVVRWLANKNSWLWVKNYPTDSIGPNQSHAMAVRFDAAGLLEGQYDAEIRMATNDPVNPVKTVEAQLNVTGIASVQFLTDTLYFGNVFTGTEKTISTSVFNAGTKDLEISNIFTDHEYFTVDDTIYTIPPREYRTVNVKYAPLATGNYDACLILQSNTTSEYDTLQIRGYGYNPPVINISPDTIKIKKRYEDVFSTETITIDNLLGGYTLDYDVAVRYKDNIYSSNVELETIKDSLINNGYAISNIIPNRFDFSGGTSSYYISDGGSDMYDGGNYLNTNYANRIYYSNNTIQTSAAFGIGGKYFTTKLNGLFILVADMNNVSEFYTTGSLGADGNGVAEGEIITVKKGVKTFKGFIKRVYNSGDPSVNHLIIIENDENVSHTFNTNTNYDEDKVSNLQNVKRIHYLLFAGTSSSYISKQSFETIMDTYLNVINSQSGWIAIDHENGSVDPGKSNTLLANIEPYELGEGHYEAEVVVRSNDPVNPEVSTVVQLHIFNNLPPYLTNPIGNKIIYSTYNDVIDLNNVFVDADGDQLYYTVTSSDNSIVFPVLNNGHELQLSPISNGVANIEIKCTDNNWDPIYDNFDVLVQQNNRPIAISALQNIELNPASPDVTLLLSSYFSDPDGDNLTYRISMSKQNIVTYDAGGDIAIFNAETNGATIITVTADDGRNGTVSQSFIITVKDISTSIGNYSLNQFRLIPNPVEDQFIIELDKPRQIENISLITSDGTEMNIEYTSNELEVEMNASALKPGIYLVKMTFDDECAFVRMIKK comes from the coding sequence ATGAAACGAATTATACTTTTCATTGGTCTGTTTATAGCATTAGCAAATTTAACGGGTCAGGAATTCTCAGGGTCTGCTGCGAATTCAATTGTTGCAGGTAGTACTCATTTAAAAATAGATGAAGAAAGTAAATTAATTGAATATATCGAATTCAATACTAACATTTTAAAATCGACAGCCAATGACCATTTAAGCACCTTAACGCAAGCGCTTAACCTTGGTGAAAAATATAAACTAAAGGAGGTTGCCACAAACCAGGATTCAAAAGGTGAGATTCATATTAAAAATCAACTGTATTATAATAACATTCCGGTTGAAGGGATGTATTTTCTTTCACACTTCTCAAGCGGCATTTTAAAAAGTGCCAATGGAAAAATTGTAAACCAGGATTATGGCCAAGTCCGGAATTATATTAATGAATCAAATGCCATTGAAAAAGCAATAGCAAGTACACCTTCCAAGGAGTATCTATGGACTAAAAATAAAACTCTTTATCCATCTGCAGAACTGGTTTACCTGCCTGTTAACAACCAATTGTATTTATGCTATAAAGTTGATGTTTATTCACTTGCTCCGTTAAGTCGTGAGTATGTATACATAAGCGCCGAGAATGAGCAGGTAATTAAACGGATATCAAGAATCCACAATACCGATGCAATTGGAACAGCACAAACCCAGTACAGTGGTAATGTTAATATAACTGCCGATTACGACGGAAACTCATACACATTGGATGAAACATCCAGAGGATTAGGTATATCAACCTTTAATCTTAACTACGGAACGAGTTATTCATCAGCAACTGCATTTACCGATGGCGACAATGTTTGGGATGTAGTTACTGATCGACCTGCATATGATGCACATTACGGATCAGAAAAAACATATGATTATTTCTTGGCAAAATTCAACCGTAATTCTATCGATGATAATGGCTATGTTATAAACAGCTATGTACACTACTCTTATAACTATGCAAATGCTTTTTGGGACGGCCAACGAATGACCTACGGCGATGGCGATGGAGTAGAATACTATCCGTTTACAAGCCTTGAAATTGTTGGACATGAAATTACCCATGGATTAACCAGTTTTACGGCTGATCTGGTATATGAATATGAATCGGGTGCACTAAACGAGTCTTTTAGCGATATATTTGGCACTGCCATTGACTTTTATGCCAATCCAGGTACTGCCAACTACCTGATGGGCGAACAAAACAATGTCAACGGGATTCCATTCAGGAGTATGGAAAATCCAAACGATTACTCTTTGCCCGACACCTACCAAGGCAATTATTGGTATACCGGATCGTACGACAATGGAGGAGTGCATTATAACTCATCGGTACAGAATTACTGGTTTTATTTATTATGTGAAGGTGGAGACGGAACGAACGATCTCGGTCAACAGTACATAGTTCATTCAATTGGAATGGAAGCTGCTGAAGCTATTGCTTACCGTACATTAACCGTTTATCTGACACCTTATTCCGGTTATTACTCGGCCCGATACTACTCTATTTTAGCTGCAACAGATCTATACGGAGCATGTTCCAACGAAGTAATTGAAGTAACCAACGCCTGGCATGCTGTAGGTGTAGGAAATGTATTCGACGGTGCAATCAGAGCTGGATTTACAGCCTCACAAATTTATTCATGTCAGGCTCCGGTGAGCATTACTTTTGAAAACAATAGTTACCAGGCAACAAATTACGAATGGTACATTGATGATACCCTTTTCAGCACTGAAGAGAATCCAAGTTATGAATTTACAACTGAAGGCACTTATACCATATCATTAACTGCAACTGGAAATGGCGCTTGTGTTGGAAAAGACTCTTTAGCTCAAGAAGATTATATACTAGTAACCAATGACGGCGGTCCGGTTTCCCCGGCGGCAACACCTGGTACATTATATCCCGGATCAAGAGGAATCTTATACTTCTCCCTCGCAGAAATGTATAATTCTTCAGAAGGATCAATAATGGGGTATGAAGATTTTAGTTGTAGCAAAAGAGCCATTTTAACCGAAGGTAGTACTTATTCTATTTACACTTATACAGCAACCTACGAAGATGTTTATGTTTGGCTGGATCTGAATGGAGACGGTGCCTTTGTTGATGCGAATGAATTAATTTACAAATCAACCAACAATGTAAGTCACTTTGGTTCTGTGACAATTCCTCGGGGAAGTATTTACGACTCACCTATTCGACTGAGAGTTGGTTCAGAACTAGCCGGCTATTCAACCTTAACTAATGGTGAAACCACCTCAAGGTATGGTCAGTACGAGGATTATACGGTTTTTCTTTCAGCCAACACCAATGCCCCAATTGCTGATTTTACTGTAACACCAAGTGTGGGACTTCCAGGAGAGATCATCACTTTCTCAGACAATTCTATGAATTTACCGGACGAATACAGCTGGACTTTTGAAGGGGGAAATCCTGCCACTTCAGTGGAACAGAATCCTCAATTAATTTTCAGCGAAGATGGTATCAAAACCATTTCGCTGGCCGTTACAAATAGTTATGGAACCGATACAATTACCAAAACCTACAGTGTGGTTAACTCCATTAATATGGGTAGCCAAAACAATACCAATTTACCAAGTGGTAAACTATATGATTCGGGAGGTCCAAATGGTAATTATTCTAACAGCGAAAATTATACATTTCTTATACAGCCGGATTGTGCAAAATCTATACAACTATCGATAGAATCATTTTCAACCGAGAGCTGCTGCGATTATTTAAATATCTATGATGGTAATTCAGCATCAGCCACTTTAATTGCAGAATTAAGAGGAAACATTACCTTACCACAGGTATTCAACACAACGAATGGTGAAGTATTCCTGTCATTTCGTTCCGATGGATCTGTAACAAGTTCAGGTTTCGAAATAACCTGGATATCCAATGAATATGGAGACGGAAATCCCGTTATTGCCGATTTTGCTCAACCCGAAAGCAATATTCCATTATTATTTGAGTATTTATTTGAAGATCAATCTCAGAATGAGCCTTATCAATGGATATGGAATTTTGGTGATGGTTCGATTAGTGGCGAGCAAAATCCTGTTCATAGTTACTTGCAGCCTGGAGACTTCGATGTAACACTAATTGCCGAGAATTGTACTTCATCAGACACAATAACAAAAACCATTACTGTTGATGCAGCTCCTGTCCTATCTGTTTCTACTGATACAATCAGAATAGAAATGATTAGTGGTGAAACATTAGATGATGCAATTCCTTTAAGCAACGGAAATGGTGGAATTTTAATGTTTAATGGAGAGGTGCAGGCATCCTATAAAAAAGATGAATTCTCATCAACTACACCTGAGTTATATTCAGCCACAGTTTATACCTTGAGTGATGATGAGAGTTTCGACATTACGGGTATAAATAATATTCAAATACCACTTACAGATACATACAAAGGACTTAATGTTGCATTTTCAGGATTTGATCTGTCAAATTATTCATATGTCAATGCTGAATTAATTGCGAGTGGGGCAAGAACCATGCTATTAAATAGTAATAACTATGCTACAGCACTTGACACCATTGACGTGCTTGTTATTGATGATGCCTCTGATTGGTTATATATGTATGCTAACGAAATACAAAAATGGATATCTGATGGTGGTCTGCTAATTGGTAACGGAGATGAAGCACAATACTTTTACGAGTCTATATTTTTAGGAACAGGAATAACAGTATTGAATGATAACTGCAATTATGGAAGTGCTACCATTACCGATCATCCAGTAACAAAAGGAATTACCAATTATAGCATAGGAACCAGTGCATTGGCTTCTATTTATACCGAAAATGAAGCAACCCCATTGTTAATTGATTATAGTAACAACGTTTATGCTGCTGCAACAACATACAACAATGGTAAAATTTTGTTTGTCTGTGATGAGGCTTTTATAGGAACAAAATTTAGCTATGAACCCAATGCCATTTTGTTTGAAAATGCTTTAAAATGGTATTTATCAATGTCTCATACCTGGATAACAGTAAATAATAATTGGGTAGCTCTTGAAAGTAATAGTGACGGTGGTCTTGATTATTCGATCAATACCGAAAACATGGTGGAAGGAATCTACATTGCTGATGTAAAGCTAAATACAAACGATCCTGACAATATTGCCACATTAATTCCTCTTCGTTTGGATTTAACCGGAATAGAAAATATTGAAACCGTTAGCGATGTTTACTTTCCTAAAACATTTGTCGATTATACCGACTCTTTATTAATTACTATTAGAAACACTGGCACACGAAACCTGGAAGTAACAGATATACAAACAAGTAATTCAGATTTTATTACCAGTTTTAATACAACTACTTTAATAGAACCTGGTAATAATATTCAGGTAAAAATTAACTTCTCACCTACAATTGCTCAGTACTATACAGAAACATTAACCATCTTCAGTTCCGATCCTGATCAAGCTGAGTTGAGCATACCTTTATTAGGAAATGCTGTCAATCCACCTGTTGTTTCATTACCCGCGTCGATTGTCGAAAATTTATTTTCTTATGAGATAAGTGACCAGGAATTAATCATTAGTAATACAGGCCAAAGTTCATTATCGATTGATTCAATCAAAATTGAACATTTTAACTCCATTACAGGCTTGGTAGCTGACACCAATCATGTTGAATTATTGGGTCATACGATACTGTGCTACGAAGGTAGCAGTGCCTCCAATTTTGTGAGTACTCTATTGAGTTATGGTGCAACTGCCCAGTATAGCACTTATCTGGATACAACCAGTCTGGATGCAGATGTCTTATATTATTCTGGTAACTATTCTTTAAACACAAACAGAGCCGATTTTTTAAGAAGATGGGTTAAAGCAGGACATGGTTTGTTTATCGATGTAATGTACAACTATGGTCAATTTGATGCCTTGCTTGAAGGCACAGGAATTTCCATTTCACAAAATTCCTATGCAGGAGGTTTAACCACCGATATTTCTGACCATCCTATTACCTATGGAATAACACAGTATTATACCGATTATGGCAATTCGATAATAGCCGAAGATGAAGATGACGCAATCATAAAAGACAGTTATGGAAACGTAATGGTTGCTGCAAAAGAATTTGGAAGTGGTAGAATTGTCATAACTAATATGAACGGGCAAATCTATCCAAGCAAACCGTTAACCGCGTTTGGAATAAACGTGGTTAGATGGCTGGCAAATAAAAACAGCTGGCTATGGGTTAAAAATTACCCAACCGACAGTATTGGCCCAAATCAATCTCATGCTATGGCTGTACGTTTCGATGCTGCTGGTTTATTGGAAGGTCAGTATGACGCTGAAATTAGAATGGCTACCAACGACCCTGTTAATCCGGTTAAAACCGTTGAAGCTCAATTAAATGTAACCGGAATTGCTTCTGTGCAATTTCTGACCGATACATTATATTTTGGCAATGTTTTCACCGGAACTGAGAAAACCATTTCAACATCAGTCTTCAACGCTGGAACAAAAGATTTGGAGATTTCTAATATATTCACAGATCATGAGTATTTTACAGTAGATGATACCATTTACACAATTCCTCCGCGTGAATATCGTACAGTCAATGTAAAGTATGCTCCACTAGCTACCGGCAACTATGATGCTTGTTTAATTCTACAGTCCAACACGACCAGTGAGTATGACACCTTGCAAATTAGAGGGTATGGATATAATCCTCCGGTAATCAATATCAGCCCTGATACAATAAAGATCAAAAAACGTTATGAAGATGTCTTCTCAACGGAAACAATCACAATTGATAATCTATTGGGTGGATATACTTTAGATTATGATGTAGCTGTAAGATACAAGGACAATATTTATTCATCCAATGTGGAACTGGAAACCATAAAAGATAGCTTAATTAACAATGGTTATGCTATCAGTAACATTATTCCAAACCGTTTTGATTTCTCTGGTGGAACAAGTAGTTATTATATAAGTGATGGTGGAAGCGACATGTATGATGGAGGAAATTATTTAAATACAAATTATGCAAATCGTATTTATTATTCAAATAATACAATTCAAACAAGTGCAGCCTTTGGTATTGGTGGTAAATACTTCACCACTAAACTAAATGGTTTATTTATACTGGTTGCCGACATGAATAATGTAAGTGAATTTTACACAACAGGAAGTCTTGGTGCAGACGGAAATGGAGTTGCTGAAGGTGAAATCATTACGGTGAAAAAAGGTGTTAAAACTTTTAAAGGATTTATCAAAAGAGTTTATAATTCAGGTGATCCATCGGTGAATCATCTCATTATAATAGAAAATGATGAAAACGTATCGCATACTTTCAACACCAATACCAATTACGATGAAGATAAAGTTTCTAACCTTCAAAACGTAAAACGTATACATTATTTGCTTTTTGCAGGAACAAGCAGTTCCTATATCAGTAAACAATCCTTCGAAACGATAATGGATACTTACCTGAATGTTATCAATTCACAATCAGGTTGGATTGCTATTGATCATGAAAATGGTTCTGTTGACCCTGGTAAGAGTAACACATTATTAGCTAACATCGAACCTTATGAGTTAGGTGAAGGTCATTATGAAGCAGAAGTGGTTGTCAGAAGCAATGATCCGGTAAATCCGGAGGTATCCACGGTGGTTCAACTGCATATATTTAATAATCTGCCTCCTTACCTGACTAACCCGATTGGCAATAAAATCATTTATTCGACATATAACGATGTGATTGATCTTAACAATGTCTTTGTTGATGCTGATGGTGATCAGCTTTATTATACAGTCACCTCATCCGATAACAGTATTGTTTTCCCAGTTCTGAATAATGGTCATGAATTACAGTTATCTCCAATAAGCAATGGTGTTGCTAATATTGAGATCAAGTGTACAGACAATAACTGGGATCCGATATATGATAACTTCGATGTATTGGTTCAGCAGAATAACAGACCTATTGCAATATCTGCTTTACAAAACATCGAACTTAATCCTGCTTCACCTGATGTAACTTTACTGTTATCCTCTTATTTCAGCGATCCGGATGGAGACAATCTTACATACAGAATATCAATGTCGAAGCAAAATATTGTTACTTATGACGCGGGTGGAGATATAGCTATATTCAATGCTGAAACCAATGGAGCAACCATCATTACTGTAACAGCAGATGATGGTAGAAATGGAACGGTCTCTCAATCATTCATCATTACTGTAAAAGATATATCAACAAGTATTGGTAATTACTCACTAAATCAGTTCAGGTTAATACCAAATCCTGTAGAAGATCAATTTATTATTGAACTGGATAAACCAAGACAAATAGAGAATATTAGTCTTATAACGTCAGACGGAACTGAAATGAATATTGAATATACATCTAACGAACTGGAAGTGGAAATGAATGCTTCAGCTCTTAAACCGGGAATTTACCTGGTTAAAATGACATTTGATGATGAATGTGCTTTTGTTCGTATGATTAAAAAATAG
- the modC gene encoding molybdenum ABC transporter ATP-binding protein, which yields MIEVDFTLKRDNFDVSIKENFHVGITGIFGPSGSGKTSLLQAIAGLAKPENGRICIQGTEVYNSENGVNISVQKRNIGYVFQEGRLFPHMTIEKNLLYGMKRYGSKHLGFDQVVDLLNLRHLLKSKPSMVSGGERQRTALGRALLSNPKILLLDEPFSAVDVRLRGQILPFLLKIHRKVKIPILVVSHDLPDLLKLTDRLCLVKDGRCIGHADYHDLLHSDSALEMFGKNSIMNSITMEVKDIDPEKGLTILSSNGEENSIRVKCEKSQHIYKLGEELKIFISSDDIALSREKLKDVTIQNQLQGKIIDIIDRGATALCMVNVGFQLVVEITAESSKRMSIEKGSVVWCLFKSVAIDVAG from the coding sequence ATGATTGAGGTAGATTTTACTTTGAAGCGTGATAATTTTGATGTTAGCATAAAAGAAAACTTTCATGTTGGCATTACGGGTATCTTCGGCCCAAGTGGTTCAGGTAAAACATCCCTGTTACAAGCAATTGCAGGTTTGGCTAAACCAGAGAATGGTAGGATTTGTATTCAGGGAACCGAGGTTTATAACTCAGAGAATGGTGTCAATATTTCTGTTCAGAAAAGAAATATTGGCTATGTTTTTCAGGAAGGCAGGTTGTTTCCTCATATGACCATTGAAAAAAACCTTCTTTATGGCATGAAACGATATGGATCCAAACATCTGGGTTTCGATCAGGTTGTTGATCTTTTAAATCTTCGCCATTTACTAAAAAGCAAACCTTCAATGGTATCAGGTGGTGAAAGACAGCGAACTGCTTTAGGAAGGGCACTTTTATCCAACCCTAAAATTCTTTTATTGGATGAACCATTTTCGGCAGTTGATGTGCGCTTAAGAGGCCAGATATTACCATTTTTATTGAAGATTCATCGTAAAGTAAAAATACCCATTTTGGTTGTCAGTCATGATTTACCTGATTTGTTGAAACTAACTGATCGTTTGTGTTTGGTGAAGGATGGCAGATGCATTGGTCATGCTGATTACCATGATCTTTTGCATTCTGATTCAGCCCTTGAAATGTTTGGAAAAAATTCAATTATGAATTCAATAACCATGGAAGTGAAAGATATTGATCCGGAGAAAGGATTAACAATTTTATCATCGAATGGGGAAGAAAACAGTATTAGAGTAAAGTGCGAAAAAAGTCAACATATTTATAAATTAGGTGAAGAATTGAAGATATTCATCAGTTCTGATGACATTGCATTGTCGCGCGAAAAATTAAAGGATGTTACTATTCAAAACCAGTTACAAGGTAAAATTATCGATATTATTGATAGAGGAGCCACGGCTCTCTGCATGGTTAATGTTGGATTTCAACTGGTAGTGGAAATTACAGCCGAATCGAGTAAGCGAATGTCAATTGAAAAGGGAAGTGTTGTATGGTGTCTTTTCAAATCTGTTGCAATTGATGTGGCAGGATAA
- the modB gene encoding molybdate ABC transporter permease subunit — protein MQNQLIIFNAAELSAIGLSLKVALYSTLVAVPLALIVGYLMARKSFSGKAIIESIIHLPLVMPPVTTGYLLLLLLGTRGIVGEWLFSTFGIKLAFTLNAAIIASIIVSFPLIVRSVRTAMEMIDPGLEDASRILGAGELRTFFKVTIPLALPGIISGSILGFARSLGEFGATITFAGNIAGETQTLPLAIYAYMQVPGQETATMRLVLVSVIISFIAMTGSELYIKKQIKGKRR, from the coding sequence ATGCAAAACCAACTAATCATATTTAATGCTGCGGAACTGTCTGCTATTGGGTTATCATTAAAAGTTGCCCTTTACAGTACCCTGGTTGCCGTTCCGCTGGCTTTGATCGTTGGTTATTTAATGGCCCGTAAAAGTTTTAGCGGTAAGGCTATCATCGAAAGTATCATTCATCTTCCTTTAGTTATGCCGCCGGTCACAACAGGTTATCTGCTATTATTACTGTTGGGTACACGTGGAATTGTTGGAGAATGGCTGTTTTCCACTTTTGGTATTAAACTGGCTTTTACTTTAAATGCAGCTATTATTGCTTCAATTATTGTATCTTTTCCTTTAATCGTAAGGTCTGTTCGTACAGCCATGGAGATGATTGACCCGGGACTGGAAGATGCATCGCGAATATTGGGAGCAGGCGAGCTCAGAACTTTTTTTAAGGTGACAATTCCTTTGGCCTTGCCAGGCATAATTTCAGGAAGCATTTTAGGTTTTGCCCGCTCTTTAGGGGAGTTTGGAGCAACAATAACATTTGCAGGTAATATAGCAGGTGAAACACAAACCTTACCATTGGCTATTTATGCATACATGCAGGTTCCAGGCCAGGAGACAGCCACCATGAGATTGGTATTGGTTTCGGTAATTATCTCATTTATTGCGATGACAGGGTCGGAGTTGTATATAAAGAAGCAAATTAAGGGTAAACGAAGATAG
- a CDS encoding alpha/beta hydrolase-fold protein, with product MLKVFLTFLLSGYFYLAYSQTEQKDIVIGKSFKFDSKVLHRSVDLFVTKPEGDQEEPYPIAILLGSEKHDFRAAILKDKFISIGVQSSDIKKEFLKEEDRHIYLKFILNELLPYFEKEFHVSKVRLITGHSLAGATVIDCFLKNPDSFSIYIATSPLLQLIKTHQLDSVQIVTPRALYFSIGRNENFPQLEQANHDFHFLLDSVHIKNLKWKFDVLKDESHTTNAFTGFSKGYSFYQSFSSIPDSVLSANLDTIKLYIDKVKDQLDISIVLDENVIMPHLLLNLSNNSYETVAETMKYIAQNNPNLVSNELDVMLEIAKQLRIKGGREMAYYTYQYIYEITGNEVAEKNMQELKQGY from the coding sequence ATGTTGAAAGTATTTCTCACCTTTTTGTTATCAGGATATTTTTATTTGGCTTATAGTCAGACGGAACAAAAGGATATTGTTATCGGTAAATCATTTAAATTCGACTCAAAGGTATTACATCGTTCAGTTGATCTTTTTGTGACCAAACCAGAGGGTGACCAGGAAGAACCATATCCCATAGCAATATTACTAGGTTCAGAAAAACATGATTTTCGAGCAGCTATTTTAAAGGATAAATTTATTTCTATTGGAGTTCAATCATCAGATATAAAGAAAGAGTTTCTTAAAGAAGAAGATAGACATATTTATCTGAAGTTTATATTAAATGAACTTTTGCCATATTTTGAGAAGGAATTTCATGTTTCAAAAGTGAGGTTAATTACCGGGCATTCATTGGCAGGAGCAACGGTCATTGATTGTTTTCTTAAAAATCCTGATTCGTTTTCCATTTATATTGCAACAAGTCCGTTGCTGCAATTGATTAAAACACATCAGCTTGATTCTGTTCAAATTGTTACACCAAGAGCATTATATTTTTCAATTGGACGGAATGAAAACTTTCCTCAACTTGAGCAGGCTAACCATGATTTCCATTTTCTACTTGATTCTGTTCATATTAAAAACCTCAAGTGGAAGTTTGATGTTTTAAAAGATGAAAGTCATACTACCAATGCCTTCACAGGCTTTAGTAAAGGGTATAGTTTTTATCAATCATTCAGTTCAATCCCCGATAGTGTTCTAAGTGCCAACCTGGATACCATTAAGTTGTATATAGATAAAGTAAAAGATCAGTTAGATATATCTATTGTATTGGATGAAAATGTTATAATGCCACATTTACTTCTGAATTTATCAAACAATTCTTACGAGACTGTAGCAGAGACAATGAAATATATTGCTCAAAATAATCCAAACTTGGTGAGTAATGAACTGGATGTAATGTTGGAGATCGCCAAGCAATTACGCATTAAAGGCGGAAGAGAGATGGCATACTATACTTATCAGTATATCTATGAAATAACAGGAAATGAAGTCGCAGAAAAGAACATGCAGGAGTTAAAGCAAGGTTATTAA